From the genome of Rhizobium sp. NXC24, one region includes:
- a CDS encoding FGGY-family carbohydrate kinase yields MTAPSTYRRIAVLDIGKTNAKVVVLDAQTGAEIAGVRTSNTTLKTDPYPHYDIEGLWDFVIGALKNFAATPGFDAISITTHGASAVLLAEDGSLALPVLDYEHRYPEAVQEAYDRLRPPFSETFSPRLSGGLNVGAQIHYQKSIFPNDFARVSTILTYPQYWALRLTGIAANEVTSLGCHTDLWNPTTGAYSSLVDTLDIRSLMAPIRSAFDALGPLLPAIAAEIGLSAPVPVYCGIHDSNASLLPHLVENEAPFAVVSTGTWVINFAVGGDLDHLDPARDALANVDAYGRAVPSSRFMGGREFEILAGEIGPVSQETTEEMLATVIEKGIMLLPNVVEGSGPFPGKKMHWIGQAQASSEERLAAANLYLALMTEACLDLIGAKGPIFVEGPFALNRTYLAALSSLTGSDVVALPGSTGTSQGAALLTGIKPAAAPENHPVRAELPGLRAYRRAWHQALAE; encoded by the coding sequence ATGACCGCTCCATCGACCTATCGCCGCATTGCCGTCCTCGATATCGGCAAGACCAATGCCAAGGTCGTGGTGCTCGACGCGCAGACCGGCGCTGAGATCGCCGGCGTTCGGACGTCCAATACCACGCTGAAGACCGACCCCTACCCGCATTATGACATCGAGGGCTTGTGGGATTTCGTTATTGGTGCGCTGAAGAACTTTGCTGCCACACCCGGCTTCGACGCCATATCGATTACCACCCACGGCGCCTCCGCCGTTCTACTTGCTGAAGACGGCAGCCTTGCTCTGCCGGTGCTCGATTACGAGCATCGCTATCCTGAAGCCGTGCAGGAAGCCTATGACCGCCTGCGCCCGCCCTTCAGCGAGACCTTTTCACCGAGGCTTTCCGGCGGGCTGAATGTCGGCGCGCAAATCCATTATCAGAAGAGCATATTTCCCAACGACTTCGCGCGCGTCAGCACGATCCTGACCTATCCGCAATATTGGGCCCTGCGGCTGACCGGCATTGCCGCCAACGAGGTCACCTCGCTCGGCTGTCACACCGATCTCTGGAATCCGACCACCGGCGCTTATTCCTCGCTGGTCGACACGCTCGACATTCGTTCTCTCATGGCCCCGATCCGTTCCGCCTTCGATGCGCTCGGACCTCTATTGCCGGCGATCGCGGCAGAGATCGGCCTCAGTGCTCCGGTTCCGGTCTATTGCGGCATCCATGATTCCAACGCGTCGCTGCTGCCACATCTCGTGGAGAACGAAGCGCCCTTTGCCGTCGTGTCGACCGGAACATGGGTGATCAATTTCGCCGTCGGCGGCGATCTCGACCATCTCGACCCGGCGCGTGACGCGCTTGCCAATGTTGATGCATATGGCCGCGCCGTGCCTTCCTCGCGTTTCATGGGCGGGCGGGAGTTCGAGATCCTGGCAGGTGAAATCGGGCCGGTATCACAGGAAACGACGGAGGAGATGCTCGCGACCGTTATCGAAAAAGGCATCATGCTGCTACCGAACGTGGTCGAGGGTTCCGGCCCCTTCCCTGGCAAAAAGATGCACTGGATCGGGCAAGCGCAAGCGAGTTCCGAGGAACGTCTAGCCGCCGCCAACCTCTATCTAGCATTGATGACTGAAGCCTGCCTGGATCTGATCGGCGCCAAAGGCCCGATTTTCGTCGAGGGACCTTTCGCGCTTAATCGGACTTATCTTGCCGCCCTGTCTTCGCTAACGGGATCTGACGTCGTCGCCCTGCCCGGCTCGACCGGCACCAGCCAAGGTGCGGCGCTGCTGACCGGCATCAAACCTGCGGCCGCGCCGGAAAACCACCCCGTTCGGGCCGAGCTACCGGGTCTGCGAGCCTACCGGCGAGCCTGGCATCAAGCATTGGCAGAATAA
- a CDS encoding branched-chain amino acid ABC transporter substrate-binding protein gives MSLKTLTAATFVASLAFAPLAHADIVIGLIAPLTGPVAAYGDQVKNGAQTAVDEINKAGGILGQKVVLKLGDDAGDPKQGVSVANDFVGQSIRFVVGPVTSGVAIPVSDALAENGILMVTPTATAPDLTKRGLPNILRTCGRDDQQADVAAKYVLKNFKDKKIAILNDKAAYGKGLADAFKATLNAGGVTEVLNDSLTPGEKDYSALTAKLKAAGVDLVYFGGYHPEGGLLARQLHDISVKAQLIGGDGLSNTEYWAIGNEAAAGTIFTNASDALKNPDSQTAAAALKERNIPAEAFTLNAYAAVQVLKAGIEKASSADDAQAVATALKSGEPIQTAIGKVTYGETGDLTSQSFSLYKWDAGKIVPVE, from the coding sequence ATGAGTCTGAAGACATTGACGGCTGCGACCTTCGTCGCCTCGCTGGCCTTCGCGCCACTTGCGCATGCGGATATCGTGATCGGCCTCATCGCGCCACTAACCGGCCCTGTGGCCGCTTACGGCGACCAGGTCAAGAACGGCGCGCAGACCGCCGTTGACGAGATCAACAAGGCCGGCGGTATCCTCGGCCAGAAAGTCGTGCTGAAGCTGGGAGACGATGCCGGGGATCCGAAGCAGGGCGTCTCCGTTGCTAACGATTTCGTGGGTCAGAGCATTCGTTTCGTCGTCGGTCCGGTAACCTCGGGCGTTGCCATTCCGGTATCGGATGCACTCGCTGAAAACGGTATCCTGATGGTGACGCCGACCGCGACCGCGCCGGATCTCACCAAGCGCGGCCTCCCCAACATTCTGCGCACCTGCGGCCGTGACGACCAGCAGGCTGATGTCGCCGCGAAATACGTGCTGAAGAACTTCAAGGACAAGAAGATCGCCATCCTCAACGACAAGGCCGCCTATGGCAAAGGTCTGGCGGACGCCTTCAAGGCAACGCTCAACGCCGGTGGCGTAACCGAAGTGCTCAACGATTCCCTGACCCCTGGCGAAAAGGATTACAGCGCGCTGACGGCGAAGCTCAAGGCTGCCGGCGTCGATCTCGTCTATTTCGGCGGCTATCATCCGGAAGGCGGCCTTCTCGCCCGCCAATTGCACGACATATCCGTCAAGGCGCAGCTCATCGGCGGCGACGGCCTGTCGAATACCGAATATTGGGCAATCGGCAATGAAGCCGCTGCAGGCACGATCTTCACCAATGCCTCCGACGCGCTGAAGAACCCGGATTCCCAGACCGCCGCCGCGGCGCTGAAGGAGCGCAACATCCCGGCGGAAGCCTTCACGCTGAACGCCTACGCTGCCGTGCAAGTCCTGAAGGCCGGCATTGAAAAGGCCAGCAGCGCCGACGACGCCCAAGCCGTCGCCACCGCACTGAAGAGCGGCGAACCGATCCAAACCGCCATTGGGAAGGTCACCTATGGCGAAACCGGCGACCTCACCTCGCAGAGCTTCTCGCTCTACAAGTGGGATGCGGGCAAGATCGTCCCAGTCGAATAA
- a CDS encoding sugar phosphate isomerase/epimerase family protein — MAVSGLSINLATVRQQYDMRQAVEACLKQEIVAIAPWRDQVHAIGLAEAARIVADNRLKVTGLCRGGMFPAADAEGLRAAIDDNRRAIDEAAALNADCLVLVVGGLPKGSKDIAHAREMVADGIAAILPHARSAGIPLAIEPLHPMYAADRACVNTLEQALDICDLLGEGVGVAVDVYHVWWDPKLYEQIARAGAKGQILAHHICDWLVPTTDLLLDRGMMGDGVIDLKRIRAAVEEAGFFGPQEVEIFSEANWWKRPGEEVLSTCVERFRTVC; from the coding sequence ATGGCTGTATCCGGCCTTTCCATCAATCTTGCGACCGTGCGCCAACAATATGATATGCGTCAGGCGGTCGAGGCCTGCCTGAAGCAAGAGATCGTCGCGATTGCGCCCTGGCGCGATCAGGTGCATGCGATCGGCTTGGCGGAAGCAGCGAGGATCGTTGCCGATAATAGGTTGAAGGTCACCGGATTATGCCGTGGCGGCATGTTCCCAGCCGCAGATGCTGAGGGCCTGAGGGCCGCGATCGATGACAATAGACGGGCGATCGACGAAGCGGCGGCGCTGAATGCCGATTGCCTCGTGCTCGTTGTCGGCGGTCTGCCGAAGGGTTCGAAGGATATCGCTCACGCTCGCGAAATGGTGGCGGATGGCATCGCGGCGATCCTGCCGCATGCTCGCAGCGCCGGCATTCCGCTGGCAATCGAGCCGCTGCACCCGATGTATGCCGCCGACCGTGCCTGTGTGAATACGCTAGAACAAGCGCTCGATATCTGCGATCTGCTGGGCGAGGGCGTCGGTGTCGCAGTCGATGTCTACCATGTCTGGTGGGACCCGAAGCTTTATGAACAGATCGCGCGTGCCGGCGCCAAGGGCCAGATCCTGGCGCACCATATCTGCGATTGGCTGGTACCGACCACGGATCTGCTGCTCGATCGCGGCATGATGGGCGACGGCGTCATCGACCTGAAGCGTATTCGCGCCGCTGTTGAGGAGGCCGGTTTTTTCGGTCCGCAGGAGGTGGAAATCTTTTCGGAGGCGAATTGGTGGAAAAGGCCGGGTGAGGAGGTCCTTTCCACCTGCGTCGAACGTTTCCGCACGGTTTGTTGA